The Gloeobacter violaceus PCC 7421 DNA window AGCGCTCCAGTGCCCGCGAGACCGCCTCGCGCGTCGCGGCCGGGGCGATTGCCAAGCAACTGCTGCGCCAATTCAACGTCCATGTCCACTCCCACGTCGTCGAAATCGGCGGCGTCGGGGCGGGCGAATCCGTCCGTCCCGCCTTGCCCACCTTCGAGGAGTGGAAAGACCTGTTCGAGCGCGTCGATCAGAATGATCTTCGCTGTCACCCGGATCTCTACGAGCGGTTGCGCTCGCGCGTCGTCGAGGCGGCCAAGGGCGGCTACACCCTGGGGGGTGCCGTGGAACTGGCGGCCTACGGCGAGATTCCGGTGGGCCTCGGCTCCCACGTCCACTACGACCGGCGCATCGACGGACTATTGGCCGGGGCGGCAATGTCGGTGCACACCGTCAAGGCGGTGGAAGTGGGTATCGGCACCGCCGCCGCCCGCGAGACGGGCGCCGATGTCCAGGATGAATTTATCAATGCAGCAGGCGAAATCGCCCGCACGAGCAACCACGCAGGCGGTATCGAGGGCGGGATGACCAACGGCCAGCCGGTGCTCCTGCGCGCCTACCTCAAGCCGTTACCCACCATGCGTAAGGCCCTCAGGTCGATCGACCTGGTCAGCCGCGAACCGTTCGAAGCCCACTACGAGCGCTCCGACACCTGCGCCGTACCCGCCGGGGGCGTCGTGTGCGAAGCGATGATGGCCATCGTGCTTGCCCAAGAACTGCAGCGCAAACTGGGCGGCGATTCGCTGGGGGAAATGCTGCGCCACGCCGGACGCACGCACGCCTGAAAACCGCCGGCCCCTGCGTTGTCCTTGTGGTAATCTGTCCACAAAGGAGATTGCCATGAAGCCGATCTTGAATGTTGCCGATGCCCCGATTCGCCGGCTCGAAAGCGGCGAACACTTCGAATGCCGCAT harbors:
- the aroC gene encoding chorismate synthase, whose product is MLRFLTAGESHGPGLTIIVEGIPADLPLLAEDIDRDLARRQVGFGRGGRMSIETDRVTFRGGVRLGRTIGSPIAMTLENRDFKNWEVPMSVSPVDLDDEAVRAQLEAKRITRLRPGHADYPGAVKYGLADVRNILERSSARETASRVAAGAIAKQLLRQFNVHVHSHVVEIGGVGAGESVRPALPTFEEWKDLFERVDQNDLRCHPDLYERLRSRVVEAAKGGYTLGGAVELAAYGEIPVGLGSHVHYDRRIDGLLAGAAMSVHTVKAVEVGIGTAAARETGADVQDEFINAAGEIARTSNHAGGIEGGMTNGQPVLLRAYLKPLPTMRKALRSIDLVSREPFEAHYERSDTCAVPAGGVVCEAMMAIVLAQELQRKLGGDSLGEMLRHAGRTHA